The Deinococcus depolymerans DNA window CGGCCGGGTCCAGGTCACGCCAGTCGACCGGGCAGGTGGGGGCCGGCGGGGTCGTGGGCGGCGTGCCGGTGGCGTCCGCAGCGCCCGGCAGGCCGGTCAGCAGCGCGGTCAGGGTCCAGCCGGTCAGGGTCCAGCGGGCCCGGCGGGGGCGGCCGCGCAGAGCGGACGGGTCGGCGGAGCGCGGGGCGGTCATCTCCGCAGCGTAGCGCCTCCCGGGGCTGGCAATGGTGGCCCGGACGTGACGGCCTGCCGGGCGCCCGCGGGCGCGACGGCCCACAGCAGGGGGAGGGCGCGGGCAGAGGCCACCTGCGCAGCGCAGCGGGGATGACCTGCGCCCGCGTTTGGATCGCGTGCCGTCTGTTTCGCTGATACGGACTCCGATTGAATGGCTGACAAAGCCGTTCAATCCGAGCGGAGCGAGTGGGAGCTGGGCGGGTTCCGGACGTGGAGCTGGCAATCCGGTGAACTTCCGGATTGTCGGCGAAACAAACGGCAGTTCGTATGACGCAGCCCCGGGCCGAGTGGGTCAGCGCAGCAGCGGCAGGCCGAAGCCGTTGGCCTGCACGCGCGCGCAGACCCATTCGAAGGCCTGCGGGTCGGCCACGAAGTCCAGCTGGTCGCCGGGGACGCGCACGACCGGGCAGGCGTCGAAACCGGACACCCAGCTGTCGTACAGGCGGTTCAGGCCGCCCAGGTACGCCTCGGGGATGTCCTGCTCGTAGGCGCGGCCGCGCTGCGCGATGCGTTTTTTCAGGGTGGGCAGGCTGGCGTCGATGTGAATCAGCAGGTCCGGGACGCGCAGGGCGCTCAGCACGCCCTCGTACAGGCTGCGGTAGGTGTCCCAGTCGCGGTCTTCCATCTGGCCGCTCTCGAACAGGTTGCGGGCG harbors:
- a CDS encoding deoxynucleoside kinase — encoded protein: MYLAISGNIGSGKSTLTRMLADRYGLRPVYEPYADNPYLEDFYRDMRRYSFHSQVYFLSRRLEQHLNLVTGARYVIQDRTVFEDANIFARNLFESGQMEDRDWDTYRSLYEGVLSALRVPDLLIHIDASLPTLKKRIAQRGRAYEQDIPEAYLGGLNRLYDSWVSGFDACPVVRVPGDQLDFVADPQAFEWVCARVQANGFGLPLLR